From Nocardioides daedukensis, the proteins below share one genomic window:
- the rpmA gene encoding 50S ribosomal protein L27, which produces MAHKKGAASTKNGRDSNSQRLGVKRFGGQSVNAGEIIVRQRGTHFHPGTNVGRGGDDTLFALAAGAVEFGTRRGRRVVNIVPGE; this is translated from the coding sequence ATGGCACACAAGAAGGGCGCAGCCTCGACCAAGAACGGTCGCGACTCGAACTCCCAGCGTCTCGGCGTCAAGCGCTTCGGCGGCCAGAGCGTCAACGCGGGCGAGATCATCGTCCGCCAGCGCGGCACGCACTTCCACCCCGGCACCAACGTCGGCCGCGGTGGCGACGACACCCTGTTCGCCCTCGCCGCCGGTGCGGTCGAGTTCGGCACCCGTCGCGGTCGCCGCGTGGTGAACATCGTCCCCGGTGAGTGA
- the rplU gene encoding 50S ribosomal protein L21, producing MYAIVRAGAIQQKVAVGDVIEIDKLETAVGDSVTLPVLLMVDGEAVTTDAAALDKATVTAEVLGATKGPKIIIQKYKNKTGYKKRQGHRQKYTQVKVTAINA from the coding sequence GTGTACGCGATCGTGCGCGCAGGCGCCATTCAGCAGAAGGTTGCCGTGGGCGACGTCATCGAGATCGACAAGCTGGAGACGGCCGTCGGAGACTCGGTCACGCTCCCCGTGCTGCTCATGGTCGACGGTGAAGCCGTGACCACTGACGCCGCGGCCCTGGACAAGGCCACCGTGACCGCCGAGGTCCTCGGCGCCACCAAGGGGCCGAAGATCATCATCCAGAAGTACAAGAACAAGACCGGCTACAAGAAGCGCCAGGGTCACCGCCAGAAGTACACCCAGGTCAAGGTCACCGCGATCAACGCGTGA
- a CDS encoding tyrosine-protein phosphatase, which produces MTPIAPVEGLTNVRDLGGLRRTGGGHTPHGVFWRSENLDRVTARGWDQLHTAGIRTVIDLRQQAERERTPYSAPSWLSLVHVDHDGLANRGFWTDYWDNGLVGTALYYLPHLAAMPERTLAVLDALASAPPGGVLFHCMGGRDRTGLIAMLLLSAAGVDPEDVVGDYMASIENNVARAASENRNCPEGELEQLCHRHGTSTEGAFRNALAGADLAGLLAQGEPATRAAVLTWRGNL; this is translated from the coding sequence ATGACCCCCATCGCGCCCGTCGAGGGCCTCACCAACGTGCGTGATCTCGGCGGACTTCGCCGTACCGGCGGCGGCCACACACCCCACGGCGTCTTCTGGCGCTCGGAGAATCTCGACCGGGTGACCGCACGCGGTTGGGACCAGCTGCACACCGCCGGGATCCGCACTGTCATCGACCTGCGCCAACAAGCCGAGCGGGAGCGTACGCCGTACTCCGCGCCGTCCTGGCTGAGCCTGGTGCACGTGGACCATGACGGGTTGGCGAACCGAGGGTTCTGGACGGACTACTGGGACAACGGGCTGGTGGGCACCGCGCTCTACTACCTTCCGCACCTGGCCGCGATGCCCGAACGCACCCTGGCCGTGCTGGACGCGTTGGCATCGGCACCGCCGGGCGGAGTGCTCTTCCACTGCATGGGCGGTCGCGATCGCACCGGCTTGATCGCGATGCTCCTGCTGAGCGCCGCCGGCGTGGACCCCGAGGACGTCGTCGGCGACTACATGGCCTCGATCGAGAACAACGTCGCGCGCGCGGCCTCGGAGAACCGGAACTGTCCGGAGGGCGAGCTCGAGCAGCTGTGTCACAGGCATGGCACGAGCACGGAGGGCGCCTTCCGGAACGCCCTGGCGGGCGCCGACCTGGCCGGGTTGCTCGCGCAAGGTGAGCCCGCCACTCGTGCGGCGGTGCTCACCTGGCGCGGCAACCTGTGA
- a CDS encoding Rne/Rng family ribonuclease: MLDDEQTSNTPQDSESQDLNISGPAASATDGPGTESSAAAEQDAPPAKKAAARKTAAKKAPAKKAAAKRTTAKKATAKAADDAETSLEAPTSEAPGSDAAPAKKAPAKRTRKAPAKKTAPAADDAQSALPIEDGEAAAESSVADEPSADSASGAPAVLFQAPDKAAPVRRTRKKAAPALADQSSADQPSSDQTGAGDTGAVQASADQTSDAETGAETPAPRKRATRKKAAPAAATSAAAETPTEGSQDAPAGEVAADEVNAEAAPKTTTRKRKSNAKKKPDANDADDQAVESDQADGDAPDAADSEGDQAQNDRGQGKRTQGGKKKSGKAESATEDDSEEDDEADDADSENDSDSDEQGGPRRRRRRGGRRRRKGGDSGSSDNKSDDSDDDDEESGDEDGDGSSEGSGSRRRRRRRRAGDNGGSHDDDPENTVTRVRQSRTGEDQITAVAGSTRLEAKKQRRREGREAGRRRAPIVSEAEFLARRESVERVMVIRQKEDLTQIAVLEDKVLVEHYVARESQTSLIGNVYVGRVQNVLPSMEAAFVDIGKGRNAVIYAGEINWAALGHKDGQPRKIESVLSSGQSILVQVTKDPIGHKGARLTGQVSLAGRFLVYVPDGTTSGISRKLPDTERARLKSLLKEIVPDTAGVIVRTAAEGASEDELTQDVERLKARWEDIEAKASGGGSPKLLYGEPDLTLKVVRDLFTEDFSRLVIEGTDAWDTVQGYVSHVAPDLEERLERYESENGRDSFAAYRIDEQIAKGVDRKVWLPSGGSLIIDRTEAMTVVDVNTGKFTGSGGNLEETVTKNNLEAAEEIVRQLRLRDIGGIIVVDFIDMVLESNRDLVLRRLVECLGRDRTRHQVAEVTSLGLVQMTRKRIGTGLLEAFSEDCPHCQGRGLVVHDMPIEPKDNGDDRGGRAGRRGRGRKGEDNGGNQNDNSRSGPPSPKDVAAAAKTENADKSEQSGKSEQSAKSEQSGKSGQSGKAAAEDAASHDATDAGSQESTDQAGSSSETGESGRSGSGRNRGRGRGRGRGNQSNESGAGGGDQDDKQSRGDQGDKQSRGDQDSDAQPSDARVADDTAKSAETQAPSEASAPKGAEAPGDVQPPAQPTTKVVTRTRRRASRPAGVTTAAPVDAITVVAPAAAPASEAPVAPVEAPKVVTRTRTRGGASRPAGAESAEAPAPQEQDAPETPEVDVHVPIKKKGSRKH, translated from the coding sequence ATGCTCGACGACGAACAGACCAGCAACACCCCGCAGGACTCCGAGAGCCAGGACCTGAACATCTCCGGTCCTGCCGCCTCGGCCACGGATGGCCCGGGCACCGAGTCCTCGGCCGCTGCGGAGCAGGACGCGCCCCCGGCGAAGAAGGCCGCGGCCCGCAAGACCGCCGCGAAGAAGGCGCCCGCCAAGAAGGCAGCTGCCAAGCGGACGACGGCGAAGAAGGCCACCGCCAAGGCTGCCGACGACGCCGAGACTTCACTCGAGGCGCCCACCAGCGAGGCGCCGGGCAGCGACGCAGCTCCGGCCAAGAAGGCGCCCGCGAAGCGGACCCGCAAGGCACCCGCCAAGAAGACCGCTCCCGCGGCCGACGACGCTCAGTCCGCCCTGCCGATCGAGGACGGCGAGGCAGCAGCCGAGTCGTCGGTTGCCGACGAGCCCTCCGCGGACAGCGCCTCCGGTGCTCCCGCAGTGCTCTTCCAGGCACCCGACAAGGCGGCACCGGTGCGGCGTACCCGCAAGAAGGCGGCTCCCGCCCTCGCCGACCAGAGCAGTGCCGACCAGCCCAGTAGCGACCAGACGGGTGCCGGCGACACCGGTGCTGTCCAGGCCAGTGCCGACCAGACCAGTGACGCCGAGACCGGTGCCGAGACGCCGGCCCCGCGCAAGCGCGCGACCCGCAAGAAGGCAGCACCCGCTGCTGCCACCAGCGCCGCAGCCGAGACGCCGACCGAGGGCTCCCAGGACGCTCCTGCCGGCGAGGTCGCTGCGGATGAGGTGAACGCCGAGGCGGCGCCGAAGACGACGACCCGCAAGCGCAAGAGCAACGCCAAGAAGAAGCCCGACGCCAACGACGCGGACGACCAGGCGGTCGAGAGCGACCAGGCGGACGGCGATGCTCCGGATGCCGCAGACTCCGAGGGCGACCAGGCCCAGAACGACAGGGGTCAGGGCAAGCGGACACAGGGCGGCAAGAAGAAGTCCGGCAAGGCAGAGTCTGCGACCGAGGACGACTCGGAAGAAGACGACGAGGCGGACGACGCCGACAGCGAGAACGACAGCGACAGCGATGAGCAGGGCGGCCCGCGCCGTCGCCGCCGTCGCGGTGGCCGCCGTCGTCGCAAGGGCGGAGACTCCGGCTCCTCGGACAACAAGTCCGACGACTCCGACGATGACGACGAGGAATCGGGCGACGAGGACGGCGACGGTTCCAGCGAAGGCAGCGGCTCGCGTCGTCGCCGTCGCCGCCGTCGCGCCGGTGACAACGGCGGGTCGCACGATGACGACCCCGAGAACACGGTCACCCGGGTTCGCCAGAGCCGCACCGGTGAGGACCAGATCACGGCAGTTGCCGGGTCGACGCGTCTCGAGGCCAAGAAGCAGCGCCGTCGCGAGGGTCGCGAAGCCGGCCGTCGCCGGGCACCGATCGTCAGCGAGGCCGAGTTCCTGGCCCGCCGCGAGTCGGTCGAGCGGGTCATGGTCATCCGGCAGAAGGAGGACCTCACCCAGATCGCCGTGCTTGAGGACAAGGTCCTCGTCGAGCACTACGTCGCTCGTGAGTCCCAGACATCCCTGATCGGCAACGTCTACGTCGGACGCGTACAGAACGTGCTGCCCTCCATGGAGGCGGCGTTCGTGGACATCGGCAAGGGCCGCAACGCGGTCATCTATGCCGGCGAGATCAACTGGGCCGCACTCGGCCACAAGGACGGCCAGCCCCGCAAGATCGAGTCTGTCCTCTCCAGTGGGCAGTCGATCCTGGTGCAGGTCACCAAGGACCCGATCGGCCACAAGGGCGCCCGGCTCACCGGCCAGGTCTCCCTTGCCGGACGCTTCCTGGTCTATGTGCCGGACGGCACCACCAGCGGCATCTCCCGCAAGCTGCCCGACACCGAGCGGGCTCGACTCAAGTCGCTTCTCAAGGAGATCGTTCCGGACACCGCCGGCGTCATCGTGCGCACCGCGGCCGAAGGTGCCTCCGAGGACGAGCTCACCCAGGACGTAGAGCGGCTCAAGGCCCGCTGGGAGGACATCGAGGCGAAGGCGAGCGGCGGCGGCTCCCCGAAGCTGCTGTACGGCGAGCCGGACCTGACCCTCAAGGTCGTCCGCGACCTGTTCACCGAGGACTTCTCCAGGCTGGTCATCGAGGGAACCGACGCCTGGGACACCGTCCAGGGCTATGTCTCTCACGTCGCACCCGACCTCGAGGAGCGCCTCGAGCGCTATGAGTCGGAGAACGGTCGTGACTCGTTCGCGGCCTATCGCATCGACGAGCAGATCGCGAAGGGCGTGGATCGCAAGGTCTGGCTGCCCTCCGGCGGGTCGCTCATCATCGACCGCACCGAGGCGATGACGGTCGTCGACGTCAACACCGGCAAGTTCACCGGCTCCGGCGGAAACCTCGAGGAGACCGTCACCAAGAACAACCTCGAGGCAGCCGAGGAGATCGTTCGCCAGCTCCGCCTGCGCGACATCGGCGGCATCATCGTCGTCGACTTCATCGACATGGTCCTCGAGAGCAACCGCGACCTCGTCCTCCGCCGCCTGGTGGAGTGCCTGGGCCGTGACCGGACCCGCCACCAGGTCGCCGAGGTGACCTCGCTCGGTCTGGTCCAGATGACGCGCAAGCGCATCGGCACCGGCCTGCTCGAGGCATTCAGCGAGGACTGCCCGCACTGCCAGGGACGTGGTCTGGTCGTGCACGACATGCCGATCGAGCCCAAGGACAACGGCGATGATCGCGGAGGCCGTGCCGGTCGCCGTGGACGTGGTCGCAAGGGTGAGGACAACGGCGGCAACCAGAACGACAACTCCCGCTCCGGTCCGCCGTCGCCCAAGGACGTCGCTGCGGCCGCCAAGACGGAGAATGCCGACAAGTCGGAGCAGTCCGGCAAATCGGAGCAGTCCGCCAAGTCCGAGCAGTCCGGCAAGTCGGGACAGAGCGGCAAGGCAGCAGCCGAGGACGCCGCATCCCACGACGCCACGGACGCCGGGTCGCAGGAATCGACGGACCAGGCCGGATCGTCATCGGAAACTGGTGAGTCGGGCCGCAGCGGATCCGGTCGCAACCGCGGTCGCGGTCGTGGCCGTGGCCGTGGCAACCAGTCGAACGAGTCCGGCGCCGGAGGCGGCGACCAGGACGACAAGCAGTCGCGAGGCGACCAGGGCGACAAGCAGTCGCGCGGCGACCAGGACTCCGACGCGCAGCCTTCCGATGCCCGAGTTGCTGACGACACCGCGAAGTCCGCTGAGACCCAGGCCCCTTCCGAGGCATCCGCTCCGAAAGGAGCCGAAGCGCCGGGGGATGTTCAGCCGCCTGCGCAGCCGACTACGAAGGTCGTGACCAGGACTCGTCGCCGGGCCAGCCGCCCGGCGGGCGTGACCACCGCAGCTCCGGTGGACGCGATCACCGTCGTGGCGCCTGCAGCCGCCCCCGCGTCCGAGGCGCCCGTCGCCCCGGTGGAGGCCCCCAAGGTCGTCACCCGGACACGCACCCGTGGTGGGGCCAGCCGTCCCGCTGGTGCCGAGTCCGCCGAGGCTCCCGCTCCCCAGGAGCAGGACGCCCCGGAGACGCCCGAGGTCGATGTGCACGTCCCGATCAAGAAGAAGGGCTCACGCAAGCACTGA